From the Streptomyces nigrescens genome, one window contains:
- the mreD gene encoding rod shape-determining protein MreD yields the protein MRINRILLSAPLVVVALVIQVTILARLQLPGAVPDLLLLVVVGLALVYGHVGGALLGFFAGLLADLAPPSDHAIGRYALVLCVIGYAAGLTKPESGRHRSATVPLMVVIGAAIGSTLMYAGVGALVGDTAARHVGIVGLLLSATLYDLLLAPFVVPLVMAAARRTEGDPLTGDGTSGASGSGGTSGYGWLTTGTGLKASRGAMKSVRSGARIGSQRGGLLGKSARDKVGRIKGVKRL from the coding sequence ATGCGCATCAACCGGATTCTGCTCTCGGCCCCGCTGGTGGTCGTCGCCCTCGTCATCCAGGTCACCATCCTCGCCAGACTCCAACTGCCCGGCGCCGTACCGGACCTGCTGCTGCTCGTGGTGGTCGGCCTGGCGCTGGTCTACGGCCATGTCGGCGGCGCCCTCCTCGGCTTCTTCGCCGGGCTGCTGGCCGATCTCGCCCCGCCGTCCGACCACGCCATCGGCCGCTATGCGCTGGTGCTTTGCGTCATCGGCTACGCGGCGGGCCTGACCAAGCCGGAGTCCGGCCGGCACCGCTCGGCGACGGTGCCGCTGATGGTCGTCATCGGCGCCGCGATCGGCTCGACGCTGATGTACGCGGGCGTCGGCGCGCTGGTCGGCGACACCGCCGCCCGACACGTCGGCATCGTCGGACTGCTGCTCAGCGCCACCCTCTACGACCTGCTGCTGGCCCCCTTCGTGGTGCCGCTGGTGATGGCCGCGGCGCGCAGAACCGAGGGCGATCCGCTGACCGGCGACGGCACGAGCGGCGCGAGTGGCTCCGGCGGCACCTCCGGCTACGGCTGGCTCACCACCGGCACCGGCCTCAAGGCCAGCCGCGGTGCCATGAAGTCCGTGCGCTCGGGCGCCCGGATCGGCAGCCAGCGCGGCGGTCTGCTCGGCAAGTCGGCCCGCGACAAGGTGGGCCGTATCAAGGGGGTCAAGCGGCTGTGA
- the mrdA gene encoding penicillin-binding protein 2 codes for MSNLPETRTSRVSVRLIAIQILVFSLLLTLGGRLWYLQIRNGTEYATEARNNHVQQVIEPATRGSILDARGVPLADNQTRLVVSASRTELLKMKDDGKAVLGRLAKVLGMSEKEIRNKVRLCDSKTPQPCWNGSPYQPIPITDEATTQQALQIRERSEDFPGISAEPTAVRRYAAPGNANTAQVLGYLSPVTDEEIKKAEHSRSPLLRSDQIGRSGLERTYNDALRGKAAVTRYEVDNLGRVIGQAKSEKGKAGASVVTSIDARVQGLAEKQLDQAMKDARKQHDKNTGTNYKADSGAVVVMEAKTGRVVAMASNPTYDPNSWVGGISGKDYARLTGKDSNYPLLNRAIQGQAAPGSIFKVISTAAAVNAGYDFNGHYPCTSSYSIGGQVFKNFESQSHGAISLGRALEVSCDTVFYKLSHDEWRKDGGDKPKKGAKNWFYKTAHQFGLGKETGIDLPNEVTGRVPDRKWKNDFWKANKAGWCEQAKAWPKKKDFGTKLAREGCLEGMKLHAYDSINYAIGQGDTLVTPIQMATIYGAISNGGTLYDPTVGKAVVSPDGKHIQRIKPRSHGRLPVSHKTLGQMDGALAGVATRGTAAWRFGGWPQDKIPMHAKTGTAEVYGKQTTSWFATYTKDYTIVMTISQGGTGSGASGPAVRNIYNALYGVDEKGGIDPKAALLPKPEAKLPKIETDGSIRSQPIKPYVPPSPSPSASESPQ; via the coding sequence ATGAGTAATCTCCCGGAAACCCGGACCTCCCGGGTCAGCGTCCGGCTCATCGCGATCCAGATCCTGGTCTTCTCGCTGCTGCTCACCCTCGGCGGCCGGCTCTGGTATCTGCAGATCCGCAACGGCACGGAGTACGCCACCGAGGCGAGAAACAACCACGTCCAGCAGGTCATCGAGCCCGCCACCCGCGGCTCCATCCTCGACGCGCGCGGGGTGCCGCTGGCCGACAACCAGACCCGTCTGGTGGTGTCGGCCAGCCGTACCGAGCTGCTGAAGATGAAGGACGACGGCAAGGCCGTGCTCGGCCGGCTGGCCAAGGTGCTCGGCATGTCCGAGAAGGAGATCCGCAACAAGGTCCGGCTCTGCGACTCCAAGACGCCGCAGCCCTGCTGGAACGGCTCGCCCTACCAGCCGATCCCGATCACCGACGAGGCCACCACCCAGCAGGCCCTCCAGATCCGCGAGCGCTCCGAGGACTTCCCCGGCATCAGCGCCGAACCGACCGCCGTCCGCCGCTACGCCGCCCCGGGCAACGCCAACACCGCCCAGGTCCTCGGCTATCTCTCGCCGGTCACCGACGAGGAGATCAAGAAGGCCGAGCACAGCCGTTCGCCGCTGCTGCGCTCCGACCAGATCGGCCGGTCCGGCCTGGAGCGGACGTACAACGACGCGCTGCGCGGCAAGGCCGCCGTCACCCGCTACGAGGTCGACAACCTCGGCCGGGTCATCGGCCAGGCGAAGAGCGAGAAGGGCAAGGCCGGCGCCAGCGTCGTCACCAGCATCGACGCCCGGGTGCAGGGGCTGGCGGAGAAGCAGCTGGACCAGGCCATGAAGGACGCCCGTAAGCAGCACGACAAGAACACGGGCACCAACTACAAGGCCGACTCGGGCGCCGTCGTCGTCATGGAGGCGAAGACCGGCCGGGTGGTGGCGATGGCCTCCAACCCCACCTACGACCCCAACTCCTGGGTCGGCGGGATCTCGGGCAAGGACTACGCCCGCCTCACCGGCAAGGACTCCAACTACCCGCTGCTGAACCGCGCCATCCAGGGACAGGCCGCCCCCGGCTCGATCTTCAAGGTCATCTCGACCGCGGCCGCGGTCAACGCGGGCTATGACTTCAACGGCCACTACCCCTGCACCAGCTCGTACAGCATCGGCGGACAGGTCTTCAAGAACTTCGAGTCGCAGAGCCATGGCGCGATCAGCCTCGGCCGGGCGCTGGAGGTCTCCTGCGACACCGTCTTCTACAAGCTCTCGCACGACGAGTGGAGGAAGGACGGCGGGGACAAGCCGAAGAAGGGCGCCAAGAACTGGTTCTACAAGACGGCCCACCAGTTCGGCCTCGGCAAGGAGACCGGTATCGACCTCCCCAACGAGGTCACCGGCCGGGTCCCCGACCGCAAGTGGAAGAACGACTTCTGGAAGGCCAACAAGGCCGGCTGGTGCGAACAGGCCAAGGCCTGGCCGAAGAAGAAGGACTTCGGCACCAAGCTCGCCCGGGAGGGCTGCCTGGAGGGCATGAAGCTGCACGCCTACGACTCGATCAACTACGCCATCGGGCAGGGCGACACCCTCGTCACCCCGATCCAGATGGCGACCATCTACGGCGCGATCAGCAACGGCGGCACGCTCTACGACCCGACCGTCGGCAAGGCCGTCGTCAGTCCCGACGGCAAGCACATCCAGCGGATCAAGCCCCGCTCGCACGGCAGGCTGCCGGTGTCGCACAAGACCCTCGGGCAGATGGACGGCGCCCTCGCCGGTGTCGCCACCCGCGGTACCGCCGCCTGGCGGTTCGGCGGCTGGCCGCAGGACAAGATCCCGATGCACGCCAAGACCGGTACGGCCGAGGTCTACGGCAAGCAGACGACCTCGTGGTTCGCGACGTACACCAAGGACTACACGATCGTCATGACCATCTCCCAGGGTGGTACGGGCTCCGGCGCCTCCGGCCCCGCCGTGCGCAACATCTACAACGCCCTGTACGGAGTCGACGAAAAGGGCGGCATCGACCCGAAGGCCGCGCTGCTCCCGAAGCCGGAGGCCAAGCTGCCCAAGATCGAAACTGATGGCAGCATCCGGTCCCAGCCCATCAAGCCGTATGTCCCGCCGTCGCCGTCGCCGTCCGCATCGGAGAGCCCACAGTGA
- the rodA gene encoding rod shape-determining protein RodA, with the protein MRRYTPELGTWGKLTARDSVLRKLDWILLSSCLVLSLMGSLLVFSATRNRTELNHGDEYYYFLHHLLNLGIGLALAGGTIWLGHRTLRGAVPVLYALSVVLALLVLTPLGATINGSRSWLAIPGGFSLQPAEFAKITITLGMAMLLASRVDAGDRPHPDHRTVVQALGLAAVPVVVIMLMPDLGSVMVLGAVILGVLLASGASNRWILGLVGTGVVGCVAVWQLGLLDDYQIARFAAFANPSLDPAGVGYNTNQARIAIGGGGLTGSGLFHGSQTTGQFVPEQQTDFIFTVAGEELGFLGAGLIIVLLGVVLWRACRIARESTELYGTVVAAGIIAWFAFQSFENIGMTLGIMPVTGLPLPFVSYGGTSMFAVWIAIGLLQSIRVQRPLSASR; encoded by the coding sequence ATCCGGCGCTACACCCCCGAGCTCGGCACCTGGGGCAAGCTGACGGCGCGTGATTCGGTGCTGCGCAAGCTGGACTGGATACTGCTGTCGTCCTGTCTGGTGCTGTCGCTGATGGGCTCGCTGCTGGTCTTCTCCGCCACCCGCAACCGCACCGAGCTCAACCACGGCGACGAGTACTACTACTTCCTGCACCATCTGCTGAACCTCGGCATCGGCCTGGCGCTGGCCGGCGGCACGATCTGGCTCGGCCACCGCACGCTGCGCGGCGCCGTCCCGGTCCTCTACGCCCTCTCGGTCGTGCTGGCCCTGCTGGTGCTGACCCCGCTGGGTGCCACCATCAACGGCTCACGCTCCTGGCTGGCGATCCCCGGCGGCTTCTCCCTCCAGCCCGCCGAGTTCGCAAAGATCACCATCACGCTGGGCATGGCGATGCTGCTGGCGTCCCGGGTCGACGCGGGGGACCGCCCGCACCCCGACCACCGCACCGTCGTCCAGGCCCTGGGCCTGGCCGCCGTGCCCGTGGTCGTCATCATGCTGATGCCCGACCTCGGCTCGGTGATGGTGCTCGGCGCCGTCATCCTCGGCGTACTCCTCGCCTCCGGCGCCTCCAACCGCTGGATCCTCGGACTGGTCGGCACCGGTGTCGTCGGCTGTGTCGCCGTCTGGCAGCTCGGACTGCTCGACGACTACCAGATCGCCCGCTTCGCCGCCTTCGCCAACCCGAGCCTCGACCCGGCCGGCGTCGGCTACAACACCAACCAGGCCCGGATCGCGATCGGCGGCGGCGGACTGACCGGATCCGGTCTCTTCCACGGCAGCCAGACCACCGGCCAGTTCGTCCCCGAACAGCAGACGGACTTCATCTTCACCGTCGCCGGTGAGGAACTCGGCTTCCTGGGCGCGGGCCTGATCATCGTCCTGCTCGGTGTGGTCCTGTGGCGCGCCTGCCGGATCGCCCGCGAGTCCACCGAGCTCTACGGCACGGTCGTGGCCGCCGGCATCATCGCGTGGTTCGCCTTCCAGTCCTTCGAGAACATCGGCATGACCCTCGGGATCATGCCCGTCACCGGCCTCCCGCTGCCGTTCGTCTCCTACGGCGGCACCTCCATGTTCGCGGTCTGGATCGCGATCGGGCTGCTCCAGTCGATCCGGGTGCAGCGCCCGCTGTCGGCGTCCCGCTGA
- a CDS encoding ATP-binding protein → MHPQTAPVTRPSIRVAAGARPHLLTAPSTPLAPKTARDFVRAVLRRSPLAPLLDTALLLTSEAVTSSHLRTPRSADILLRMLTTGHGLRISVHDEAPVRIPRPAAVAGEQEADHGLLLTGHLADDWGTTPFGGLPRSTSFWFELHLKH, encoded by the coding sequence GTGCACCCCCAGACCGCACCCGTCACCCGGCCGTCCATCCGCGTCGCGGCAGGCGCCCGCCCGCACCTCCTGACCGCACCGAGCACCCCCCTCGCCCCGAAGACCGCCCGCGACTTCGTCCGCGCGGTACTGCGCCGCAGCCCCCTCGCCCCGCTTCTCGACACCGCCCTGCTGCTCACCTCGGAGGCGGTGACCAGCTCCCATCTGCGCACACCACGGTCCGCGGACATCCTGCTGCGGATGCTGACCACCGGGCACGGACTGCGGATCAGCGTGCACGACGAGGCGCCGGTGCGGATTCCGCGGCCGGCCGCGGTGGCCGGTGAGCAGGAGGCCGATCACGGGCTGCTGCTGACCGGCCATCTCGCCGACGACTGGGGCACGACCCCGTTCGGGGGGCTGCCGCGGTCCACCTCGTTCTGGTTCGAGCTGCACCTCAAGCACTGA
- a CDS encoding CYTH and CHAD domain-containing protein: MADTVREIERKYEADNDTQLPDLAGIGPVAAVAEAGTEDLDALYYDTTGLSLAADGITLRRRTGGRDAGWHLKLPVAPGVRDEVRAPLSDVPPPELTALVRSRALDQELVPVVRLRTRRTVRVLRDAAGTPLAEVAEDAVHAWPAAGAVGAGESGAGRAGARWREIEVELLGEGDTGLLDEIGRALAAAGVRPASAASKLARALAETGQGRGGAAAPHTAGPDGRRADGSGKAAAKAKSRAKSKGKGKAAAKGKGKAAGAGKKGPTAGDVVLRYAHEQVRAIIELEPAVRRDLPDAVHQMRVATRRLRSAFRSYTKVLDRAVTRPIGVELKWLAAELGVERDREVLTGRLQEALAGVPGTLRLGPVDARLRIWSERRRAGARDQLLAVLDGPRHLSLLKSLHAFLEEPPLRKAAGRPAAEVVAGAVLKDYRRLARRTEAALAAPAGRERDEALHGARKAAKRTRYAAEAARPALGRPAKKFAKRTKRVQQLLGDHQDSVVARATLRELATQAQRAGEGGFTFGLLYGREEALAADRERALPDLWRKVSRRKHRAALRP; encoded by the coding sequence ATGGCGGACACCGTGCGGGAAATCGAGCGGAAGTACGAAGCCGACAACGACACCCAGCTGCCCGACCTGGCCGGGATCGGCCCGGTCGCCGCCGTGGCGGAGGCGGGCACCGAGGATCTTGACGCCCTCTACTACGACACCACCGGTCTGAGCCTCGCCGCCGACGGCATCACGCTGCGCCGGCGCACCGGCGGCAGGGACGCCGGCTGGCATCTGAAACTGCCGGTCGCGCCGGGGGTGCGGGACGAGGTGCGGGCGCCGCTGTCCGATGTGCCGCCCCCGGAGCTGACCGCGCTCGTCCGGTCGCGGGCGCTGGACCAGGAGCTGGTCCCCGTCGTACGGCTGCGGACGCGGCGCACGGTCCGGGTGCTGCGGGACGCCGCGGGCACTCCGCTCGCGGAGGTGGCGGAGGACGCGGTCCACGCGTGGCCGGCGGCCGGGGCCGTCGGCGCCGGGGAGTCCGGAGCGGGGCGTGCCGGGGCCCGCTGGCGCGAGATCGAGGTGGAGCTGCTCGGGGAGGGCGATACCGGGCTGCTGGACGAGATCGGCCGGGCGCTGGCCGCGGCCGGGGTGCGTCCCGCCTCCGCGGCGTCGAAGCTGGCGCGGGCGCTGGCCGAGACGGGCCAGGGCCGCGGCGGGGCCGCCGCACCGCACACCGCCGGGCCGGACGGGCGGCGCGCCGACGGCTCCGGCAAGGCCGCGGCCAAGGCGAAGTCCAGGGCGAAGTCCAAGGGCAAGGGCAAAGCCGCGGCCAAGGGCAAGGGCAAAGCCGCGGGCGCCGGGAAGAAGGGGCCGACCGCCGGGGACGTCGTGCTGCGCTATGCCCACGAGCAGGTGCGGGCGATCATCGAGCTGGAACCCGCGGTGCGGCGGGACCTGCCCGACGCGGTGCACCAGATGCGGGTCGCCACCCGCCGGCTGCGCAGCGCCTTCCGCTCGTACACCAAGGTGCTCGACCGCGCCGTCACCCGGCCCATCGGCGTCGAACTCAAGTGGCTGGCAGCGGAGTTGGGGGTGGAGCGGGACCGCGAGGTGCTGACCGGGCGGCTCCAGGAGGCGCTGGCCGGGGTGCCCGGGACGCTACGGCTCGGCCCGGTCGACGCCCGGCTGCGCATCTGGTCCGAACGGCGCCGGGCCGGCGCACGGGACCAGCTGCTCGCCGTCCTGGACGGGCCGCGCCATCTTTCGCTGCTGAAGAGCCTGCACGCCTTCCTGGAGGAGCCGCCGCTGCGCAAGGCCGCCGGCCGCCCGGCGGCCGAGGTGGTGGCCGGGGCGGTGCTGAAGGACTACCGGCGGCTGGCCCGCCGTACGGAGGCCGCGCTGGCGGCACCGGCCGGGCGGGAGCGGGACGAGGCGCTGCACGGCGCCCGTAAGGCGGCCAAGCGCACCCGGTACGCGGCGGAGGCGGCCCGCCCGGCCCTCGGCCGGCCGGCGAAGAAGTTCGCCAAGCGGACCAAGCGGGTGCAGCAGCTGCTGGGGGACCACCAGGACAGCGTGGTGGCGCGTGCCACACTGCGCGAGCTGGCGACCCAGGCGCAGCGGGCCGGTGAGGGTGGCTTCACCTTCGGTCTGCTGTACGGGCGCGAGGAGGCCCTGGCCGCGGACCGGGAGCGGGCGCTGCCGGACCTGTGGCGGAAGGTCTCGCGCCGCAAGCACCGGGCCGCGCTCCGGCCGTGA
- a CDS encoding TIGR03960 family B12-binding radical SAM protein yields MSAESVFPQLEALLPHVQKPIQYVGGELNSTVKDWDSCDVRWALMYPDAYEVGLPNQGVMILYEVLNEREGVLAERTYSVWPDLEALMREHRVPQFTVDAHRPVGAFDVLGVSFSTELGYTNLLTALDLAGIPMEAKDRTEDHPIVLAGGHAAFNPEPIADFLDCAVVGDGEQAVLEITEIIRAWKAEDRPGGRDELLFRLAKTGSVYVPKFYDVEYLADGRISRVVPNRSGVPWRVSKHTVMDLDEWPYPKQPLVPLAETVHERMSVEIFRGCTRGCRFCQAGMITRPVRERSITGIGDMVDKGLKATGFEEVGLLSLSSADHTEIGDIAKGLADRYEEDKIGLSLPSTRVDAFNVDLANELTRNGRRSGLTFAPEGGSERMRKVINKMVSEEDLIRTVSTAYGNGWRQVKLYFMCGLPTETDEDVLQIGDMAVKVIAEGRKASGQNDIRCTVSIGGFVPKPHTPFQWAPQLSAEETDARLEKLRDKIRGDKKYGRSIGFRYHDGKPGIVEGLLSRGDRRVGSVIRAVYEGGGRFDGWREHFSYDRWMKAAEETLPAFGVDVAWYTTREREYEEVLPWDHLDSGLDKDWLWEDWQDALDETEVEDCRWTPCFDCGVCPQMDTEIQIGPTGKKLLPLMVK; encoded by the coding sequence ATGTCTGCCGAGTCGGTCTTCCCACAGCTCGAGGCCCTGCTCCCGCATGTGCAGAAGCCCATTCAGTACGTCGGCGGTGAGCTGAACTCCACCGTCAAGGACTGGGACTCCTGTGATGTGCGGTGGGCGCTCATGTACCCCGACGCCTACGAGGTCGGTCTGCCCAACCAGGGCGTCATGATCCTCTACGAGGTCCTCAACGAGCGCGAGGGCGTGCTGGCCGAGCGCACGTACAGCGTGTGGCCGGACCTCGAAGCGCTGATGCGTGAGCACCGCGTCCCGCAGTTCACGGTCGACGCGCACCGCCCCGTCGGCGCCTTCGACGTGCTCGGTGTCTCCTTCTCGACCGAGCTGGGGTACACCAACCTCCTCACGGCCCTGGACCTGGCCGGTATCCCCATGGAGGCCAAGGACCGTACGGAGGACCACCCGATCGTCCTCGCCGGCGGCCACGCGGCGTTCAACCCCGAGCCGATCGCGGACTTCCTGGACTGCGCCGTCGTGGGTGACGGCGAGCAGGCGGTGCTGGAGATCACCGAGATCATCCGCGCCTGGAAGGCCGAGGACCGGCCCGGCGGCCGCGACGAGCTGCTGTTCCGCCTCGCGAAGACCGGCAGCGTCTACGTCCCCAAGTTCTACGACGTCGAGTACCTGGCCGACGGGCGGATCTCGCGCGTCGTGCCGAACCGCTCCGGCGTCCCGTGGCGGGTGTCCAAGCACACCGTCATGGACCTCGACGAGTGGCCCTACCCCAAGCAGCCGCTCGTCCCCCTGGCCGAGACCGTCCATGAGCGGATGTCGGTCGAGATCTTCCGTGGCTGCACCCGCGGCTGCCGTTTCTGCCAGGCCGGCATGATCACGCGTCCCGTACGGGAGCGAAGCATCACCGGCATCGGCGACATGGTGGACAAGGGTCTGAAGGCCACGGGATTCGAGGAGGTCGGCCTGCTGTCGCTGTCCTCCGCGGACCACACCGAGATCGGCGATATCGCGAAGGGGCTCGCCGACCGGTACGAGGAAGACAAGATCGGCCTGTCGCTCCCGTCGACCCGGGTCGACGCGTTCAACGTCGATCTTGCCAACGAGCTGACGCGCAACGGCCGTCGCTCGGGTCTGACCTTCGCGCCCGAGGGCGGCTCGGAGCGGATGCGCAAGGTCATCAACAAGATGGTCTCCGAAGAAGACCTGATCAGGACCGTCTCCACGGCCTACGGCAACGGCTGGCGGCAGGTGAAGCTCTACTTCATGTGCGGTCTGCCGACCGAGACCGATGAGGATGTGCTCCAGATCGGCGACATGGCCGTCAAGGTCATCGCCGAGGGCCGCAAGGCCTCCGGGCAGAACGACATCCGCTGCACGGTCTCCATCGGCGGCTTCGTCCCCAAGCCGCACACGCCCTTCCAGTGGGCGCCGCAGCTGTCGGCGGAGGAGACGGACGCCCGTCTCGAAAAGCTCCGGGACAAGATCCGCGGCGACAAGAAGTACGGCCGCTCCATCGGCTTCCGCTACCACGACGGCAAGCCCGGCATCGTCGAGGGCCTGCTCTCGCGCGGCGACCGCCGCGTCGGCTCGGTCATCCGCGCCGTCTACGAGGGCGGCGGCCGCTTCGACGGCTGGCGTGAGCACTTCTCCTACGACCGCTGGATGAAGGCCGCCGAGGAGACGCTGCCCGCCTTTGGCGTCGACGTCGCCTGGTACACCACCCGTGAGCGGGAGTACGAGGAGGTCCTGCCCTGGGACCACCTGGACTCCGGTCTCGACAAGGACTGGCTCTGGGAGGACTGGCAGGACGCGCTCGACGAGACCGAGGTCGAGGACTGCCGCTGGACCCCGTGCTTCGACTGCGGCGTCTGCCCCCAGATGGACACCGAGATCCAGATCGGCCCGACGGGCAAGAAGCTGCTTCCGCTGATGGTGAAGTGA
- a CDS encoding GNAT family N-acetyltransferase — protein sequence MSAQLIAPTVAVHASFLAAMDEFLAEGADSVQGSSMAHELRTWRGRWATADGFAEYVGTVGGVMDHERPDGVVPLSTRWWVDGDTYLGRIAFRHRLTPSLLTWGGHIGYGVRPGARRRGHATAMLRAALPVAHHELGIDPVLVTCDDTNTASRKVIEACGGIFEDQRDAKLRYWIPAAAATAGQQPQRRI from the coding sequence ATGTCGGCACAACTCATCGCTCCCACCGTCGCCGTCCACGCTTCCTTCCTCGCCGCGATGGACGAGTTCCTGGCCGAGGGCGCGGACTCCGTCCAGGGCTCCAGCATGGCCCACGAGCTGCGGACCTGGCGGGGCCGCTGGGCGACCGCGGACGGCTTCGCGGAGTACGTCGGCACGGTCGGCGGGGTCATGGACCACGAACGCCCCGACGGTGTGGTCCCCTTGAGCACCCGCTGGTGGGTGGACGGCGACACCTACCTGGGGCGCATCGCCTTCCGCCACCGGCTCACCCCGTCCCTCCTCACCTGGGGCGGCCACATCGGCTACGGCGTGCGCCCCGGTGCCCGACGCCGCGGCCACGCCACCGCGATGCTGCGCGCCGCACTGCCGGTTGCCCATCACGAACTGGGCATCGACCCGGTGCTGGTCACCTGCGACGACACCAACACCGCCTCGCGTAAGGTCATCGAGGCCTGCGGCGGGATCTTCGAGGACCAGCGGGACGCCAAGCTGCGCTACTGGATCCCCGCGGCCGCGGCCACCGCCGGGCAGCAGCCGCAGCGGCGCATCTGA
- a CDS encoding TIGR03936 family radical SAM-associated protein, whose product MQRIRLRYTKRGRLRFTSHRDFQRAFERALRRAEVPMAYSAGFTPHPKVSYANAAPTGTGSEAEYLEIQLAERRDPDKLRELLDESLPDGLDVIDAVEARTSGLADRLQASVWEMRLDGVEPEAAGRAVEAFLAAEEVQVERRTKNGMRAFDARAAVARLEATGREGDRPDGNACAILRLVVRHLTPAVRPDDVLSGLRATADLAPPVPAAVTRLAQGLLDEETGAVTDPLAPDRDAATAAPPTAAGLSAAKATSGASPAAGEGTA is encoded by the coding sequence GTGCAGCGCATCCGACTGCGCTACACCAAGCGCGGCCGCCTCCGGTTCACCAGCCACCGCGACTTCCAGCGCGCTTTCGAGCGGGCGCTGCGCCGCGCCGAGGTCCCCATGGCCTATTCGGCGGGCTTCACCCCGCACCCCAAGGTGTCGTACGCCAACGCCGCCCCGACCGGTACGGGCAGTGAAGCCGAGTACCTGGAGATCCAGCTCGCCGAGCGCCGCGATCCGGACAAGCTTCGCGAACTCCTCGACGAGTCGCTGCCGGACGGGCTCGATGTGATCGACGCCGTCGAGGCGCGCACCAGTGGCCTGGCCGACCGCCTCCAGGCCTCGGTGTGGGAGATGCGGCTCGACGGGGTCGAGCCGGAGGCGGCCGGGCGCGCCGTCGAGGCGTTCCTCGCCGCGGAAGAGGTGCAGGTCGAGCGCCGGACGAAAAACGGCATGCGGGCCTTTGACGCACGGGCCGCGGTGGCGCGTCTGGAGGCCACCGGTCGCGAGGGCGATAGGCCCGACGGCAATGCCTGTGCGATACTGCGGCTGGTTGTTCGGCATCTGACACCTGCCGTTCGACCCGACGACGTCCTGTCCGGCCTCCGAGCTACGGCCGACCTGGCGCCGCCGGTCCCCGCAGCGGTGACCAGGCTGGCGCAGGGGCTGCTCGATGAGGAGACCGGCGCGGTGACTGACCCGCTAGCGCCCGACCGCGACGCTGCCACGGCCGCCCCACCCACGGCCGCCGGGCTGAGTGCCGCGAAGGCGACGAGTGGGGCCTCCCCGGCAGCCGGGGAAGGTACTGCGTAG